ATTTAGAAAGAATTGCTTTTAGTTCAATAATCTCTGCACGAGTTAATTCTTGTGGTTGAGAAGGTGTTTTAGGCGGCATCGTATTTTGTTCTCCTACACAGCACTAATACCAAAATAACAATGGTATGACTTTATGGGATACAAATTAAAACCTCAAAGGATACATGAGATTTTTTAATTTGTGGGTATGATTTACCATACCGGGAAATTGACATACACTATATACTTACCAATAGTCTAGGGATAATACGCATACTCTCTTTCAAGAACAAAGCCAAGACTAAAAGGATTATAGTTTATGCCCGGCAATAACTTAGTACAAGGTATTCAAGAATGCTTAAATTTTATTGAAGGACAGTGGACACAACCTGCCGAGACATTAGGAGCTGTTATAAGCCCATTAACCGGCAAACCACTTGCAAAAACTTTTAGAAGTTCTAGTGCTTGTGTCAATAAAGCTGTTCTTGCCGCAAAATCAGCGCAGATGTCCTGGGCACAATGGAGCCTGCGCGAACGATCCACTATTTTTTATAAATTTAACATTTGGATAACTGAAAATTTACAAGAACTCATACAAACAATTAGCATGGAGTGTGGCAAACTTCCCGAAGAAGCGCGAGATGGATTGTATAAAGGAATGGAAATTATAGAGTTTGCCGCAAGTCTACAAAACCATGATATTATGGCAAAAATGCAAGTTTCTCGAGGTGTTTTTTGTGAGTTCCGGCGTGAGCCTCTCGGAGTTGTTGCTGGCATCACTCCATGCAACTTTCCAGCAATGGTTCCACTTTGGATGATTCCTATTGCAATTATGACTGGTAATAGTTTTATTTGGAAACCCTCAGAAAAAACTCCTATGACCTCTATTTTACTTTGTGAAGGCCTAAAATCTTGCGGATTACCCAACGGAATTTTAAGTGTTGTTCAAGGAGATAAAACCACTGTTGACGCACTGTGCGATCACAATGACATTCAAGCTATTGGGTTTGTTGGGTCTTCACCCGTTGCAAAATATGTTTATAGCCGCGCAACTCAAAATGGAAAAAGAGCCCTGACCCTTGGTGGTGCCAAAAACCATATCATTCTTATGCCCGATGCCCAGCCAGAAATTGCTGTCGATGGAATTATTGCCTCTTTTTCTGGCTGTGCCGGACAACGGTGTATGGCTGCAAGCGTCTTGCTGGCAGTTGGAGACACCAATAAAATTATTCACGAAATCGCAAAAAAAGCCGCAAATTTTAAAGCAAGGCAAAATATTGGAGCGATTATCACCAAACAATCACTCGAAAAGCTTGTTAACGCAATCGAAAAAGCCGTTGCAGAAGGGGCTCGGTTGCTGGTAGACGGGCGCAATCCAACAGTTGCCAAAGAATATTCTAACGGCAATTGGCTCTGCCCTACAATTCTAGATGAAATTTCACCAAATAGTTTTTGCGCTCAAGAAGAATTATTTGGCCCTATACTTTCTATAGTGCGCTGTCATGATATAGAGCATGCAATTAAAATTGAAAATCACAATCGTTATGGCAACGCAGCCTCTGTTTTTACATCACGAGGCGACATTGCTGAATATGTGACGAATCATGCCAAATCAGGAATGATTGGCATCAATATCGGAATCCCTGTTCCACGCGAACCCTTTTCTTTTGGAGGAATCAATGACTCTAAATTTGGGCATGGAGATATGACAGGACATTCTGGTGTCGATTTTTGGAGTTTAAAAAAGAAAGTTACAACAAAATGGTTTCAAACCCAAACAAAAAACTGGATGTCGTAATGCAAAAGGGAGGTGCGCAATATGGCACATTCAAGTCATGTTTTATTAACTTCGCATCCTGCTCGTATTTTTAAACTTGCAGCACCTTTAAACTGGGGAGATCCCGATCCTTTAATCCGTGGCCCCGTAGTGGCTTCTTTAACAAAAAGAGAACACAGAAATGCAATTGGAACCCATAGCGGCAGTTACTCTGTGTATCGTGCCTTGGCAAACGCTTCGGGCGCCCTAACCATGGAACATCGCCCTGATTTCACCAATACAGCACCTGTTGTCAATATTGGTTCCTATGCGGCATGGGGTGATCCCGAAAAAATTGTCAGTATTGATCCTTGGGGAGCAAAGGTTGGCGAAGTTTTTAAAAGCTTTTACGACAAAGGCTATGATATCCGCCCAAGCATTGCAATTACCAAAGCACACATTCATATGCCTGAAGTTTCGCAAGCCATAGAGCTTGGCAGACTTCCCATTGATGGTAAAATTGTTTTAAAAAACAAAGATGTTATTGTTACCAAAGTCGCTATTGAACCTGTTTGGTATTTGCCAGGCATTGCAAAACGTTTCAATATTTCTGAAGGCGACTTGCGCAGTGTGTTATTCGATCAAACTGGCGGCATGTTTCCAGAGCTCATTACCCGTAAAGATTTAAAATTACTTTTACCACCAATAGGAAGCACGTCTGTTTATATTTTTGGAGACGTTTCTTATATTGCCGATCCTACAAAACAACTTACAGTGCGTATTCATGACGAATGCAACGGTTCCGACGTATTTAGTTCTGATATTTGTACATGCAGACCTTATTTAACCCATGGTGTCGAAGAATCCATTCGTACCGCACAACAAGGAGGGTCTGGACTTGTGATTTATTTTCGCAAAGAAGGCCGTGCGCTTGGCGAAGTGACAAAATTTCTTGTGTATAATGCCCGCAAAAGACAAGAAGGTGGCGACAATGCGGCCACTTATTTTCATCGCACAGAATGTGTTGCAGGCGTGCAAGACATGCGTTTTCAACAGCTCATGCCCGATGTCTTGCATTGGCTTGGCATTCAACGCATCGATAACCTTGTTTCAATGAGTGACATGAAATACAACGCAATAGTCGAAAGCGGCATTAACGTTGTCCGTCGCATCTCTATTCCAGAAGAGTTGATTCCACCCGATGCACAAGTCGAAATGGAAGCCAAAAAAGCGGCCGGTTACTTTACAGAAGGCAAAACTAAAAATGTGTCTGAACTGAAAAAAGTGAAAGGACGCAAACTTGATGAGTAATTCAATACATAGTTTTAGTGGAGACATTCATGATATTGAATATGTTTTTTCTCCTCTCACAGTTCGTAAAAAAGCACAAGAAATTTTAAATTTGGCTTTGTCTGGAGACACTGACTTTTTGGTTCACACAGAAAAGTTAGAGGAGGTTTCTAAGTTTGTAACTTCTGTGACATTAGAAAATTATCCTACTTTAAATATTCCTTTTCATTCACGCTGGAATCATTTTAATGCAGGAAACATTAACAGACTCGATGAATTAAAATCTATGTTATCAACTTTAACAATAGTGCAAAGAGTTAAAGCAAAACTCGACCTCGTTATTTTAAGTGTTCTTATGGATGCAGGAGCTGGATCTCGCTGGCGCTATTTTGATAAAAATTCCCAAAAAGAATATTCTCGTTCTGAAGGTCTTGCAGTAGCCAGTTTACAAATGTTTTTATCGGGGGTATTTTCTTTACAAAAAGAAAACCCTTACCAGGTTCATGCCGAAAAACTCAAAACCTTAAAACTTGACGAATTGTCTACTGGTTTTCAAGTCACAGAAAAAAACATGTTGATAGGCTTAGAGGGGCGCCTAAAGTTATTGCATAACCTTGGTGAAGCCCTAGCAAAGGACCCTGAAATTTTTGGGTTAGAGCAGCCCCGTATTGGCAATATGCTCGATTTTTTTCAAGAAAAATTTCCGACAGCACATATTTCTGCAAGCCAAATTCTTCGCACAATTCAACAAGGACTTGGCGCAATTTGGCCAGGCCGCGCAACAATCAATATGGTGAATTTAGGGGATGTTTGGCCTTATGCGCCAATGGGAGACAGCATTCAAAGCTTAATTCCATTTCATAAACTCTCTCAATGGCTCTCGTGCTCGTTGTTTGAACCTCTTACAGAGGCAGGATTTACAATTTCACACATTGACGCCCTAACCGGACTCGCAGAATATCGCAATGGTGGCTTGATACTGGATTCGGGACTTGTTTCTTTAAAAAATACACAAAATTTTGAAACCATCCATCACCCTGGCTCTCCTCTGGTTATAGAATGGCGAGCGTTAACAATTGCATTACTCGATGAAATTGGCAAAAAAGTCACAGAGAAATTGGGAAAAACTCCTTCTGACTTTCCGCTCGCACGGGTTCTCGAAGGAGGCACATGGTGGGCCGGACGCCACATCGCCGCTAAATTGCGTAAGGATGGAAGTCCTCCATTAAAAATCGAAAGCGATGGAACAGTATTTTAAATTTTTAAGAGGAATGAAACTGTATGTTAAAAAAAATATCTTTTTTGTTTTTTATAGGTGTTTCTTTATTAGGGACAACATCATGCTTAAATGTTGGCGCACCGTTTTCGAGTGATGTCACCTGGATTAAAGCAGGATCCACATCAAAGCAAGATATTGAACGTGTGTTTGGACCCCCATTTCGAGTGGGTTATGACTCTGGCTTTAAAACATTTACTTATGGATACTATAAATATTCACTCTTTGCTGAAAGCCAGACCAAAGATTTGGTGATTCGCTTTAATGATAATAATATTGTGAGCAATTTCACATTTAGTAGCTCATTTATAGAAGATAAAAGCAAGCTAAAAAATCTATAAGCTTCTGCTAAAAAGAACGTAACTTAACCTGAAGTGCGGCTTGCACTGATTCTTTGCTTATCGATCATGGTGTGTAACAACGTCACTGCGGCAGGTGTAATACCACTGATACGCGATGCTTGCCCTAATGTACTTGGATTGTGACGTTTTAGTTTTTCGACGACCTCTCGGGATAAGCCACTTACCAAGCTGTAATTAAAATGATTTGGAATCCAAACATGATCATAGGTTTTGAGTTTATCGCTCAAACCTTCTTCACGTCTAATATAACCTTCATACTTTACTTCTATTTCTAAGCAACGCAAAATTGAAAGTTCATAATCTGAAACAAGTCCTGCTTCTTTTAAATTGCGCACGTTGGTTTCGGGGCGTTTTAAGTACGCTTCCAATGTGACGTTGTTGGAAACTAAGGGTAAGTTATGCTTTTGCAAATGCTCATTGAGGTCGGGAGTGGGATTGAGCCAAACTTCTTTTAAACGACTTTTTTCTTTTTGCATTTTTTCTTGGCGATCTTTATATTTCACATAAATATCATCTGAAACTAAACCAAAATTTCTACCGTATTCTGTAAGGCGTTGATCGGCGTTGTCTTCTCGTAATTTTAAACGATTTTCTGCACGACTTGTAAACATACGGTAAGGTTCGTTGGTGCCAAGTGTTGTGAGATCGTCAATGAGCACCCCAATGTAACTTTCAGAACGACTCAAAATAAAAGGAGGTTTGCTATCTGCTTTCAACGCGGCATTAATGCCTGCAATCAAACCTTGCGCTGCCGCTTCTTCGTATCCTGTTGTGCCATTGAGTTGTCCAGCAAAATATAAGTTTGCAATTTTTTTAGTTTCTAAGGTTGGGTGAAGCTCTGTCGGTTGAACAAAATCATACTCAATGGCATAACCTGGCTTCATAATTACCACATTTTCAAAACCAGCAATCGTTTTCAAAAATGCTTCTTGCACATGAAGTGGCAAGCTTGTGCTAATGCCATTTGGGTAAATTTCGTGTGTTTGATACCCTTCTGGTTCAATAAAAATTTGATGGCTCAGGCGATCGGGAAACTTGACCACCTTGTCTTCGATACTTGGGCAATAACGTGGTCCAATACCTGTAATGACCCCACTATATAAAGGAGACAAATGCATATGATTACGAATCACTTCGTGGGTTTTTGCATTGGTATGCGTAATGTAACAAGGAACCAATTTTTGCGTAATGGCTTGGGTGCGCATACTAAATGGCACAAAATCAGGATCGCTATCTTGGCGTTCTAAGCGAGAAAAATCAATAGAACGGGCGTCTAAACGTGGCGTAGTTCCCGTTTTCATGCGACCAATCTGAAATCCATATTGTTTGAGCGCTGCAGCAAGCTCAACGCTTGCAGGCTCTCCAGCTCTTCCTGCCGTGATGCGGCGTTCGCCAATGTGAATCAGGCCATTTAAAAACGTTCCCGTCGTCAAAATAACGCATGATGCATGAATCGTTTGATCGAGAGATGTTTGCACTCCCGTAACCTGATTATTTTCTATTATTAACGATGCAACTGTATCTTGAATCAAATCAAGATTTTTAGTGTCTTCCAGTGTTTTGCGCATATAACTGCGATACAAATCCATATCTGCCTGGGCGCGGCTCGACCAAATTGCAGGCCCCTTACTTTTATTGAGAACACGAAATTGAATGCCCGTGTTATCAATTGCAAAACCCATTTCTCCGCCTAGAGCATCGATTTCTTTTACCAAATGACCTTTAGCTGTACCGCCAATAGCAGGATTACAAGACATCTGCCCAATACGATCGAGACTCATTGTAATAAGGAGTGTCTTTTTGTTCATGCGTGCAGCGGCAAGTGCTGCTTCACAACCAGCGTGACCGCCTCCAACAACAACAATATCATACTCTAATGATCGCATATCATCCTCTTTCAATAAAAACAGAACGTTAAGTACCCTTCACAAAACAGTAAGCTGGGTACTTATTTTGATTTGTATTACCTGGATTTATGGCTAGGAACAAGAACTATTAAAAAAAGGAGCAAGTGCAACTCATGTTTGTTAAAAAAATAGCTACAAAAGAATAAAGTCTTTGTTTATTTATATTTATCATAAATTTTTGCTATGAACCCATCTTTTCTCATGAGTGCGAGCGTAGCGTTGAACTTTTTAATTAATGCTATATCTGTTTGCAAGTTAAATGCCGCATACAAATCAACTTGCTTAAAAGTAAATAAAGGAACAATTTTTCCAATATTTTCTTGTTTTGCAAACCAAAACCCAATTTGCGAACCAGTAGCCCAAAGATCAATTTTACCTTCTGCAAGTT
This region of Spirobacillus cienkowskii genomic DNA includes:
- the mmsA gene encoding CoA-acylating methylmalonate-semialdehyde dehydrogenase; translation: MPGNNLVQGIQECLNFIEGQWTQPAETLGAVISPLTGKPLAKTFRSSSACVNKAVLAAKSAQMSWAQWSLRERSTIFYKFNIWITENLQELIQTISMECGKLPEEARDGLYKGMEIIEFAASLQNHDIMAKMQVSRGVFCEFRREPLGVVAGITPCNFPAMVPLWMIPIAIMTGNSFIWKPSEKTPMTSILLCEGLKSCGLPNGILSVVQGDKTTVDALCDHNDIQAIGFVGSSPVAKYVYSRATQNGKRALTLGGAKNHIILMPDAQPEIAVDGIIASFSGCAGQRCMAASVLLAVGDTNKIIHEIAKKAANFKARQNIGAIITKQSLEKLVNAIEKAVAEGARLLVDGRNPTVAKEYSNGNWLCPTILDEISPNSFCAQEELFGPILSIVRCHDIEHAIKIENHNRYGNAASVFTSRGDIAEYVTNHAKSGMIGINIGIPVPREPFSFGGINDSKFGHGDMTGHSGVDFWSLKKKVTTKWFQTQTKNWMS
- a CDS encoding GTP cyclohydrolase II — encoded protein: MAHSSHVLLTSHPARIFKLAAPLNWGDPDPLIRGPVVASLTKREHRNAIGTHSGSYSVYRALANASGALTMEHRPDFTNTAPVVNIGSYAAWGDPEKIVSIDPWGAKVGEVFKSFYDKGYDIRPSIAITKAHIHMPEVSQAIELGRLPIDGKIVLKNKDVIVTKVAIEPVWYLPGIAKRFNISEGDLRSVLFDQTGGMFPELITRKDLKLLLPPIGSTSVYIFGDVSYIADPTKQLTVRIHDECNGSDVFSSDICTCRPYLTHGVEESIRTAQQGGSGLVIYFRKEGRALGEVTKFLVYNARKRQEGGDNAATYFHRTECVAGVQDMRFQQLMPDVLHWLGIQRIDNLVSMSDMKYNAIVESGINVVRRISIPEELIPPDAQVEMEAKKAAGYFTEGKTKNVSELKKVKGRKLDE
- a CDS encoding DUF1688 family protein gives rise to the protein MSNSIHSFSGDIHDIEYVFSPLTVRKKAQEILNLALSGDTDFLVHTEKLEEVSKFVTSVTLENYPTLNIPFHSRWNHFNAGNINRLDELKSMLSTLTIVQRVKAKLDLVILSVLMDAGAGSRWRYFDKNSQKEYSRSEGLAVASLQMFLSGVFSLQKENPYQVHAEKLKTLKLDELSTGFQVTEKNMLIGLEGRLKLLHNLGEALAKDPEIFGLEQPRIGNMLDFFQEKFPTAHISASQILRTIQQGLGAIWPGRATINMVNLGDVWPYAPMGDSIQSLIPFHKLSQWLSCSLFEPLTEAGFTISHIDALTGLAEYRNGGLILDSGLVSLKNTQNFETIHHPGSPLVIEWRALTIALLDEIGKKVTEKLGKTPSDFPLARVLEGGTWWAGRHIAAKLRKDGSPPLKIESDGTVF
- the mnmG gene encoding tRNA uridine-5-carboxymethylaminomethyl(34) synthesis enzyme MnmG produces the protein MRSLEYDIVVVGGGHAGCEAALAAARMNKKTLLITMSLDRIGQMSCNPAIGGTAKGHLVKEIDALGGEMGFAIDNTGIQFRVLNKSKGPAIWSSRAQADMDLYRSYMRKTLEDTKNLDLIQDTVASLIIENNQVTGVQTSLDQTIHASCVILTTGTFLNGLIHIGERRITAGRAGEPASVELAAALKQYGFQIGRMKTGTTPRLDARSIDFSRLERQDSDPDFVPFSMRTQAITQKLVPCYITHTNAKTHEVIRNHMHLSPLYSGVITGIGPRYCPSIEDKVVKFPDRLSHQIFIEPEGYQTHEIYPNGISTSLPLHVQEAFLKTIAGFENVVIMKPGYAIEYDFVQPTELHPTLETKKIANLYFAGQLNGTTGYEEAAAQGLIAGINAALKADSKPPFILSRSESYIGVLIDDLTTLGTNEPYRMFTSRAENRLKLREDNADQRLTEYGRNFGLVSDDIYVKYKDRQEKMQKEKSRLKEVWLNPTPDLNEHLQKHNLPLVSNNVTLEAYLKRPETNVRNLKEAGLVSDYELSILRCLEIEVKYEGYIRREEGLSDKLKTYDHVWIPNHFNYSLVSGLSREVVEKLKRHNPSTLGQASRISGITPAAVTLLHTMIDKQRISASRTSG